The Streptococcus mitis genomic sequence GACTCCTTCTTTATGCGCAATTTCATCCGCGATATGAAGGAAAAATATGGTGAGGATTTCTATGTTTTTGGTGAATTTTGGAACCCAGACAAGGAAGCCAATCTGGACTATCTTGAAAAAACAGAAGAACGCTTTGACCTTGTCGATGTTCGACTCCACCAGAATCTCTTTGATGCTAGCCGAGCTGGTTCTAACTACGACCTTCGTGGCATTTTCACGGATAGCTTGGTTGAACTCAAGCCCGACAAGGCTGTAACCTTTGTCGACAACCATGATACTCAAAGAGGACAAGCCCTTGAGTCAACTGTTGAAGAATGGTTCAAACCAGCAGCCTATGCACTCATTCTGCTACGCCAAAATGGACTGCCATGTGTCTTTTACGGAGACTACTATGGTATTTCAGGGCAGTATGCTCAACAAGATTTCAAAGAAGTCCTTGACCTCCTCCTAGCCATCCGAAAAGATTTGGCCTATGGAGAACAAACAGACTACTTTGATGACGCAAACTGTATCGGTTGGGTACGTTCAGGTGCTGAAAATCAATCCCCAATAGCAGTCTTGATTTCAAATGACCAAGAAAACAGCAAATCAATGTTTGTCGGCCAAGAATGGGCTAACCAAACCTTTGTAGATTTACTCGAAAACCACCAAGGTCAAGTTACAATTGATGAGGAAGGTTATGGACAATTTCCAGTCTCAACTGCTTCGGTAAGTGTCTGGGCAGCTAATACAATCTAATAGCTAATGATAATCAAGCCAGATCCAATCGGATTTGGCTTTTTGGCATTCACATAAAGACCTACCCAAATGGATAGATCTTTATTTTCTTATAATTTACCTGCTACTGCATCCAACAATTCTTGGATCTTAGCTTGGTTGCTTCCTCCTGCCATGGCCATGTCTGGTTTACCACCACCACGTCCATCGACGATTGGTGCCAATTCTTTGACAAGGTTTCCTGCATGAAGGTCTTTTGTCTTGCTTGCTACAAGGACATTGACTTTGTCACCGATAGCAGCAACAAGGACAAGAAGATCAGAGTAATCTTTTTGTTTCCAGTTATCCGCAAAGGTACGAAGAGCACCAGCATCAGATACAGATACTTGGCTAGCAATGTAACGGTGACCATTGACTTCCTGAACATCCTTGAAGATATCGCCTGCGGCTGCAGCTGCGGCTTTTTCTTTCAACTCAGCATTTTCTTTTTGCAATTGACGAAGTTGTTCTTGAAGTCCTTCTACCTTGTGAGGTACTTCCTTGACTTGAGGTGCTTTCAAGGTTGCTGCGACAGCTTTAAGAGCGTCTTCTTGTTCACGGTAGGCTTCAAAGGCTTCCTTACCAGTCACTGCCAAGATACGGCGAGTTCCTGAACCGATACCTTCTTCTTTGACAATCTTGAAGAGGCCAATTTCAGAAGTGTTGCCAACGTGGGTACCACCACAAAGCTCGATAGAGTAGTCACCGATAGTAACAACACGGACTTCCTTGCCGTATTTCTCACCAAAGAGAGCCATAGCTCCCATTTCTTTAGCAGTGTCAATATCCGTTTCAACTGTCTTCACTTCAAGAGCTTCCCAGATTTTCTCGTTGACTTGCTGCTCAATCGCACGCAATTCTTCAGCAGTTACAGCTTGGAAGTGGGTAAAGTCAAAGCGAAGGAATTCAACTTCATTAAGAGATCCTGCCTGAGTTGCATGGCTTCCAAGGATATTGTGAAGGGCAGCGTGAAGCAAGTGAGTCGCAGTGTGGTTTTTCATGACACGGTGACGACGATTTGTATCAATTGCCAAGGTATATTCTTGGTTCAAGGCAAGCGGTGCAAGAACTTCAACCGTGTGAAGTGCTTGTCCGTTTGGTGCTTTTTGAACATTGGTCACAGTAGCTACAACCTTGTCTGACCCATCCAAAATTTGTCCATGGTCAGCGACCTGTCCACCCATTTCAGCATAGAATGGAGTCTCTGCAAAGATAAGTGAGGCAGTTCCTTCTGACACAGCTTCTACTCCTGCATTGTCAGCCACGATAGCCACCAATTTAGAAGATAATTGGCTAGCATTGTAGTTGAAGACACTTTCTACAGTGATGTTTTGAAGGGTTTCATTTTGCATACCCATTGAACCACCTTTAACAGCTGACGCACGCGCGCGTTCTTGCTGTTCTTTCATGGCTGCTTCAAATCCTTCACGGTCAACAGTCATCCCAGCTTCTTCAGCGATTTCTTCAGTCAATTCAACTGGGAATCCATAAGTGTCATAAAGTTTGAATACATCTTGACCAGCAATGACAGATTGACCTTTTTCTTTCAAGTCAGCTACAATGCCTTGGGCAAAGTGTTGACCTGAGTGAAGGGTACGAGCAAATGATTCTTCTTCGCTCTTAACGATTTTTTCGATAAAGTCACGTTTTTCAAGCACTTCTGGGTAGTAGCTTTCCATGATTTTTCCAACCGTTGGAACAAGTTTGTAAAGGAAAGGCTCGTTGATACCCAATTTTTGACCATGCATAGAAGCACGACGGAGTAAACGACGAAGGACATAACCACGACCTTCATTTCCTGGAAGGGCACCATCACCGATAGCAAATGAAAGTGAACGGATGTGGTCAGCGATAACCTTAAAGCTCATGTTATCGCCATCTTGGTCATAAACCTTACCAGACAATTTCTCCACTTCACGGATGATCGGCATGAAGAGGTCCGTTTCAAAGTTGGTCTTAGCCCCTTGGATAACGGCCACCAAACGCTCCAAACCAGCGCCCGTATCAATATTCTTGTGTGGCAATTCCTTGTATTCGCTACGAGGAACAGCAGGATCTGCGTTAAATTGTGACAAAACGATGTTCCAGATTTCGATGTAACGGTCGTTTTCAATATCTTCTGCAAGCAGGCGAAGTCCAATATTTTCTGGGTCAAAGGCTTCCCCACGGTCAAAGAAAATCTCTGTATCAGGTCCAGAAGGTCCTGCACCGATTTCCCAGAAGTTGTCCTCGATTGGAATCAAGTGACTTGGGTCCACTCCTACTGCAATCCAGCGGTTGTAAGAATCTTTATCGTCTGGATAGTAGGTCATGTAAAGTTTCTCAGCTGGGAAGTCAAACCATTCTGGGCTTGTCAAAAGCTCATAAGCCCAAGTGATAGCTTCGTCACGGAAGTAATCCCCGATAGAGAAGTTCCCCAACATTTCAAACATGGTATGGTGACGTGCAGTCTTCCCTACGTTTTCAATATCGTTGGTAC encodes the following:
- a CDS encoding alpha-amylase; this encodes MQNQTLMQYFEWYLPHDGQHWTRLAEDAPHLAHLGISHVWMPPAFKATNEKDVGYGVYDLFDLGEFNQKGTIRTKYGFKEDYLQAIQTLKAQGIQPMADVVLNHKAAADHMEAFQVIEVDPVDRTVELGEPFTINGWTSFTFDGRQDTYNDFHWHWYHFTGTDYDAKRRKSGIYLIQGDNKGWANEELVDNENGNYDYLMYADLDFKHPEVIKNIYDWADWFMETTGIAGFRLDAVKHIDSFFMRNFIRDMKEKYGEDFYVFGEFWNPDKEANLDYLEKTEERFDLVDVRLHQNLFDASRAGSNYDLRGIFTDSLVELKPDKAVTFVDNHDTQRGQALESTVEEWFKPAAYALILLRQNGLPCVFYGDYYGISGQYAQQDFKEVLDLLLAIRKDLAYGEQTDYFDDANCIGWVRSGAENQSPIAVLISNDQENSKSMFVGQEWANQTFVDLLENHQGQVTIDEEGYGQFPVSTASVSVWAANTI
- the alaS gene encoding alanine--tRNA ligase, with the protein product MKQLSSAQVRQMWLDFWATKGHSVEPSVSLVPVNDPTLLWINSGVATLKKYFDGTIIPENPRITNAQKAIRTNDIENVGKTARHHTMFEMLGNFSIGDYFRDEAITWAYELLTSPEWFDFPAEKLYMTYYPDDKDSYNRWIAVGVDPSHLIPIEDNFWEIGAGPSGPDTEIFFDRGEAFDPENIGLRLLAEDIENDRYIEIWNIVLSQFNADPAVPRSEYKELPHKNIDTGAGLERLVAVIQGAKTNFETDLFMPIIREVEKLSGKVYDQDGDNMSFKVIADHIRSLSFAIGDGALPGNEGRGYVLRRLLRRASMHGQKLGINEPFLYKLVPTVGKIMESYYPEVLEKRDFIEKIVKSEEESFARTLHSGQHFAQGIVADLKEKGQSVIAGQDVFKLYDTYGFPVELTEEIAEEAGMTVDREGFEAAMKEQQERARASAVKGGSMGMQNETLQNITVESVFNYNASQLSSKLVAIVADNAGVEAVSEGTASLIFAETPFYAEMGGQVADHGQILDGSDKVVATVTNVQKAPNGQALHTVEVLAPLALNQEYTLAIDTNRRHRVMKNHTATHLLHAALHNILGSHATQAGSLNEVEFLRFDFTHFQAVTAEELRAIEQQVNEKIWEALEVKTVETDIDTAKEMGAMALFGEKYGKEVRVVTIGDYSIELCGGTHVGNTSEIGLFKIVKEEGIGSGTRRILAVTGKEAFEAYREQEDALKAVAATLKAPQVKEVPHKVEGLQEQLRQLQKENAELKEKAAAAAAGDIFKDVQEVNGHRYIASQVSVSDAGALRTFADNWKQKDYSDLLVLVAAIGDKVNVLVASKTKDLHAGNLVKELAPIVDGRGGGKPDMAMAGGSNQAKIQELLDAVAGKL